The proteins below are encoded in one region of Gimesia sp.:
- a CDS encoding GreA/GreB family elongation factor: protein MSNPNKYRAVTISEYDYSRLQELLLVANQFASPPPSYIRHLETELLRAKIVPPDQIPPYLVTMNTQVKMTDCKTGKQRVYTLVFPQDADLEEGKLSILSDLGVAILGYSVGDTIEWEFPEGTKQIQLDMICFQPEATKHYEL from the coding sequence ATGTCGAATCCAAATAAATATCGGGCGGTTACTATCTCCGAGTACGATTACAGCAGGCTACAAGAACTGCTGCTCGTTGCAAATCAATTTGCGTCACCACCTCCTTCATATATCCGTCATCTTGAGACAGAATTATTACGAGCAAAGATAGTTCCTCCAGATCAAATTCCGCCATATCTGGTCACGATGAATACTCAAGTCAAAATGACTGACTGCAAGACTGGGAAGCAACGGGTCTACACGCTCGTGTTTCCTCAAGATGCTGATTTGGAAGAAGGAAAGCTCTCGATCCTCTCCGACTTGGGAGTAGCAATTTTGGGATATAGCGTTGGGGATACTATAGAGTGGGAATTTCCGGAGGGGACAAAGCAAATCCAGTTGGATATGATCTGCTTTCAGCCCGAAGCTACCAAGCACTATGAATTATAA